The sequence CCGGGATGGGACGCCCCACTGGGTCACCGCCGTGGAGCTCGCCGGCTTGCTCGGGGGCGCCGGCTTCACCGTGCAGAAGATCGAGGCCCAGGAGAACGTGCACCATCAGCCGGACGGGCGCTCCGCCATCGCCTTCTCGCAGGCGAGCTCGTTCGGCAACTTCCTCGGCCACCTGCCCGAGTCGCTGCGCAGCCAGGCCATCGAGGACATCCAGCGCGAGCTCGAGGCCTTCCGTACGCCCGAGGGCATCCGGCTCGAGGGGAAGCGGCTCTTCGCTATCGCACACAAACCGGCGTCGCACTGAGCTGACAGGTCGATAGCCGACCCCTGCACCGCGACGCCATTCCAGCATCTTTATCGCTTTTCTCTGCCACGAGGAGAACTCCGCATGAGCGCCACACAGAACCACAGCAACAACGTCCTCGAGATCGTCCCCGTCGCCGGCCGGATCGGCGCGGAGGTGCGGGGCGTGCGCCTCAGCGCCGATCTCGACGCCACCACCGTGAGCGAGATCCGGAAAGCCTGGCTGCGACACAAGGTCATCTTCTTCAGGGGCCAGCACCACCTCGACGACGCCTCGCAGGAGGCGCTCACCACGCTGTTCGGCGCAAAGCCCGTCGCGCACCCGACGGTGCCCGTGGTCAATGGCACCGATTACATCCATGAGCTCGACTCGCGCGAGGGCGGACGCGCGAACTCCTGGCACACCGACGTCACGTTCGTGGACGCCTACCCGAGGGCCTCGATCCTCCGGGCGCTCGTGATCCCGGCGTACGGCGGCGATACGGTCTGGGCCAACACGGTCACCGCGTACCAGGATCTGCCGCCCGCGCTGCGCGCGCTCGCGGACACGCTGTGGGCGGTCCACAGCAACGAGTACGACTACCAGGGGCGGAAGCCGAACTCGTCGTCGGACGACCTGCGGCGCTTTCAGGAGGTGTTCACGTCGACCGTGTATGAGACCGAGCACCCCGTCGTGCGCGTTCACCCGGAGACAGGGGAGCGGTCGCTCGTGCTCGGCCACTTCGTCAAGCGGCTCGTCGGCGTCTCGTCCCACGACTCGGCGCACCTCTTCCAGGTGCTCCAGGAGCACGTCACGCGCCTCGAGAACACCGTCCGCTGGCGCTGGGCCGCGGGCGACGTGGCGGTCTGGGACAACCGCGCCACGCAGCACTACGCGATCAACGACTACGGCGATCAGGTCCGCGTTGTGCGCCGCGTGACGGTGGACGGGGACGCGCCCGTCAGCATCGACGGCAAGCGCAGCGTCACCCGCAAGAAGGCGCAGCGCGCCGCCGCCGCGAGGAGCGAGAGCGCCGGCGTCGCCGTGGCCGCGGCGAGCGCGTAGTCGCGCCGAGCCGGGGCGCGTCCGCGGGCGTCAGGGGATCCTTGACGGCCGCGGACGCGTGCGCTTCACCTGCGGCGGAGGAGTGCCCCGTGGGTCCAACAAGCAAGCGCGACGACGCTCGAGACGGAGCGCAGAGCACGGCGCACGTCGTGGTGATCATGCTGATCGTGGCCTTCGGCGTGCTCGCGCTGCCGTGGATGGTCCTCCGGAAGCTGGACGCCCGGACGCCGACGGGCGGCGTGGCGGCCTCCGGCGTCCCGGACGAGGACCTCGCCCAGGGCGGCAAGATCTATTATCGCTCGTGCGCCAATTGCCACCAGGCGAGGGGGGAGGGGAAGCCGGGCCGCTATCCGCCCCTCACCGGCTCCTCGTGGCTGCTCGAGGACAAGGAGACGCCGATCCGGATCACGCTGCTCGGCGCCGCCGGTACGATTGAGGTGAACGGCGCGCTCTACAACGACGTGATGCCCAACCTCGGCGTCACGCTGTCGGATGAGGACGTCGCGCTGGTGCTCACCTACGTCCGGTCGAGCTGGGGGAACAGCGCGCCCGCCATCACGCGGGACGAGGTCGCGAAGGTCCGCGCCTCGCTGGGAGATCGGATGGAGCCCTGGGCCGGCGGCGCGGCGCTGTCGGCGGCGCGGGAGACGCGCGTCCTGCACTGAGGAGCGCGGGCGATCGGAGCGGGCCGCCGGGCAGGCGCTTCCAGGCGCCGAGCGCGGTCACTCCCGAACGGGCTCCTGCAGATCCACCCCGAAGTGCTCGCGGTAGCCCCGCCGCGCGGCCTCGCGCAGCTCGTCGTCGCCGCGGCTGAACTGCTCCTCGAACGCCTGCGCGTACGCCTCGGGATCGACCTCCCGCGCGCCAGAGCGCAGCCTCTTGCCGGAGAGCGTCTCGAGGACGATCGTGGCCACCCGGTGCTCGGCGCCGCCGCGCGCCACGACGCCGAAGGGGAACAGGTGCACGAGCGTGAGCTGCGGCGGCGCGTCGCCGGCCGTCATCTCGGCGATGTACGCGGAGAACTCGCGGCTCACGCGGTCCTGCGCCTCGTCGGAGAAGCCGGCGAGCAGCTCGGTCACCGCGGGCGAGAGGGGAAGGTGAGGGCCGTCGATCTGATGCTGGAGCTCGTGCCGCTCGGTGCCGGCGAGCACGGCCCGCTCCAGCGTGGAGCCCAGGCGCTCGCGCAGCTTCGCGAGCGCTGCGTCGCAGCGCGCGAGGGCGCCGGCGTTGGCGCCGGCCGCGCCGTCCGCCGCCGCGTGGCACGTCGCGCCCTCCTGGTCGAACCGCTCGGCATACGACCGCACCTCGGAGCCGAGGACGAGCGCGAAGGGATCCTGATCGCGCGAGAAGCCGAGGTGGACGCGGGGCTCGCCCGTCATGGGCTCGACGAGGAGCGTCGCGAAGCGGTCGTCGCCGACGCGGTAGGCGTGGACCTCCTTCACCCGGTAAGGCGTGGTGTAGAAGCGCCGCGTGGCGCCGTCGGTCGAGACGCCGAGGTGGACGGACGCGTCCAGGTAGTACCCGAGGCCGGCGCGTCGCGCCGCGTCGTTGGCCTCGGCGACGAGGCGGCCGAACGCGCGGCCGGAGAGCTCGAGATCGTCCACCTGACCGGCCAGCGTCGCGAGCGCCGCGGCGACGTCCTTGCCGTCGGGCTGCGCCCTGGCGACCGCGAGCATCTCGCGGCTGCGCGCCCTGGTCAGCACCTGCGCCTCCGCGCCCGTGCCCTGCGCGTCGCGAGCGTG is a genomic window of Sorangium aterium containing:
- a CDS encoding c-type cytochrome; this encodes MGPTSKRDDARDGAQSTAHVVVIMLIVAFGVLALPWMVLRKLDARTPTGGVAASGVPDEDLAQGGKIYYRSCANCHQARGEGKPGRYPPLTGSSWLLEDKETPIRITLLGAAGTIEVNGALYNDVMPNLGVTLSDEDVALVLTYVRSSWGNSAPAITRDEVAKVRASLGDRMEPWAGGAALSAARETRVLH
- a CDS encoding TauD/TfdA dioxygenase family protein, with protein sequence MSATQNHSNNVLEIVPVAGRIGAEVRGVRLSADLDATTVSEIRKAWLRHKVIFFRGQHHLDDASQEALTTLFGAKPVAHPTVPVVNGTDYIHELDSREGGRANSWHTDVTFVDAYPRASILRALVIPAYGGDTVWANTVTAYQDLPPALRALADTLWAVHSNEYDYQGRKPNSSSDDLRRFQEVFTSTVYETEHPVVRVHPETGERSLVLGHFVKRLVGVSSHDSAHLFQVLQEHVTRLENTVRWRWAAGDVAVWDNRATQHYAINDYGDQVRVVRRVTVDGDAPVSIDGKRSVTRKKAQRAAAARSESAGVAVAAASA